The Pseudophaeobacter arcticus DSM 23566 genome includes a region encoding these proteins:
- a CDS encoding HU family DNA-binding protein encodes MSKKITKQDLIRSIAEELGQTQEAVGATIEALIGQITNAAMASQEVSLHGFGTFKRSERAARAGRNPATGVSIQIEASSSLGFKPAKAVKDKLNS; translated from the coding sequence ATGTCAAAGAAGATCACCAAACAGGACCTGATCCGAAGCATTGCAGAAGAGCTGGGTCAGACCCAGGAAGCCGTTGGCGCAACAATCGAAGCCCTCATTGGTCAGATCACCAATGCCGCAATGGCCAGCCAGGAGGTCAGCTTGCATGGCTTTGGCACTTTCAAGCGGTCTGAACGCGCAGCGCGGGCCGGGCGCAACCCCGCAACAGGTGTCTCCATCCAGATCGAGGCGTCTTCGTCTCTTGGCTTCAAGCCTGCCAAGGCCGTGAAAGACAAGCTGAACTCCTGA